A genome region from Staphylococcus capitis subsp. capitis includes the following:
- a CDS encoding helix-turn-helix transcriptional regulator gives MDQNKHTDVDTLSKVTEIFKALSDLNRLRIMELLEFGEASVGHISHTLNMSQSNVSHQLKLLKSTHLVKSKRQGQSMIYSLDDKHVSTLLKQAIHHASHPNEGGS, from the coding sequence ATTGATCAAAATAAACATACCGATGTAGATACTTTAAGCAAAGTCACTGAGATATTCAAAGCTTTAAGCGATCTCAACCGTTTACGTATTATGGAATTATTAGAATTCGGAGAAGCAAGTGTAGGACACATTTCACATACATTGAATATGTCTCAATCAAATGTGTCACATCAACTAAAGTTATTGAAAAGTACACACTTGGTTAAATCAAAGCGACAAGGTCAATCTATGATATATTCTTTAGACGACAAGCACGTATCTACATTACTCAAACAAGCCATTCATCATGCTAGTCATCCAAATGAAGGTGGAAGTTAA
- a CDS encoding BglG family transcription antiterminator: MLLSTREKEIIEILIKYHGQYVTIYDIAQQLAVSSRTIHRELKQIESYLSTFSILLERANKKGIRLSGEANNIRRLKEAVTTQQTLDLSIEEQKVIILYALIQTKHAIKQFSLAHEIGVSIQALAKLLDDLEEELLSYQLSLSRKRGEGVYLKGPESKKREFLSQLMVNNLNSTSVYSVIENHFVYQSLNHSQQSLVDLDRIFKIERILMDYLGQLPYTLTESSYLTLTIHIVLSITRMQNGEYVSLNKDIYETVKDTFEHEVATEIAKRLEEIYNVEFNQAEITFITIHLRGAKRKGTKDSNSEEDNSSKKIRQFVNTVTRISGQHFKDKENLIEGLTLHINPAINRLKSNIETYNPLTEMIKFKYPRLFETIHKALHMVWSDLIFPESEIAFIVLHFGGSIKNQGNRFLNILVVCSSGIGTSRLLANRLEQVFSEIERITQASVSDLNVLDLNNYDGIISTVNLDIEAPFLIVNPLLPEHEVSYVASFLSTNSNQTLLAENDNSNTFTNPEETIQDMRVGLEVLDSVKIEYKLVDNWKQYLETYLLNENIIEDRQSFADLLQSKFEQNPNWVLHPYPIAIPHLKDNMFKKPSILITILEEPIQLQRNQNDLNSVHYLISMFIPDNQKMAQFVSALSEALSEHLNDIEEFMQNPYEFKTILRNKLLNQIKNQLQ; encoded by the coding sequence ATGTTACTGAGTACACGTGAAAAAGAGATTATTGAAATATTAATCAAGTATCACGGCCAATATGTCACTATATACGACATCGCTCAACAACTAGCGGTGTCCTCTCGTACTATTCATAGAGAGTTAAAACAAATTGAATCGTACTTAAGTACATTTTCAATACTATTAGAGCGAGCCAATAAAAAGGGTATACGATTGTCTGGAGAAGCTAACAATATTAGACGATTGAAGGAAGCAGTAACAACTCAACAAACATTAGATTTATCAATTGAAGAACAAAAAGTAATCATTCTTTATGCTCTTATACAAACTAAACACGCAATAAAACAATTTAGTTTAGCACACGAAATTGGTGTTTCAATTCAAGCTCTAGCTAAACTTTTAGATGATTTAGAAGAAGAATTATTATCTTATCAACTGTCACTTTCAAGAAAACGTGGCGAAGGTGTCTACTTAAAGGGTCCTGAGTCTAAAAAAAGAGAATTTCTTAGTCAACTTATGGTAAATAACTTAAATAGCACAAGCGTTTATTCTGTAATTGAAAATCACTTTGTTTACCAATCTTTGAATCATTCTCAACAATCTCTCGTAGATTTAGATAGAATATTTAAAATTGAACGTATATTGATGGACTATTTAGGTCAACTGCCCTATACCCTAACAGAATCTAGTTATTTAACTTTGACGATTCACATTGTGTTAAGTATTACACGTATGCAAAATGGTGAATACGTCTCACTAAATAAAGATATATATGAAACAGTTAAAGATACCTTCGAGCATGAAGTTGCAACAGAAATTGCTAAACGTCTTGAAGAAATATATAACGTTGAGTTTAACCAAGCTGAAATCACTTTTATAACAATTCATTTGCGTGGTGCTAAACGTAAAGGTACAAAGGATTCTAATTCTGAGGAAGATAATAGTAGTAAAAAGATTCGTCAATTTGTTAATACAGTTACACGAATATCGGGACAACATTTTAAAGATAAGGAAAACTTAATCGAGGGGTTAACATTGCATATCAATCCTGCAATTAATCGTTTGAAATCTAACATTGAAACTTACAATCCTTTAACTGAAATGATTAAATTTAAATATCCACGTCTTTTTGAAACGATTCATAAAGCATTGCATATGGTGTGGTCTGATTTAATTTTTCCTGAAAGTGAGATTGCTTTTATAGTGCTTCACTTTGGTGGATCCATTAAAAATCAGGGAAATCGCTTTTTAAATATCCTAGTCGTATGTAGCAGTGGCATTGGAACAAGTCGTTTATTAGCCAATCGTCTTGAGCAAGTCTTTAGTGAAATTGAAAGAATTACTCAAGCTTCTGTAAGCGACTTGAATGTATTAGATTTAAATAACTACGACGGAATTATTTCGACTGTAAATTTAGATATCGAAGCTCCATTTCTAATTGTTAATCCATTATTACCAGAACATGAAGTGTCTTATGTAGCTTCTTTTCTAAGTACGAATTCAAATCAAACTCTTCTAGCTGAAAATGATAACTCAAATACCTTTACAAATCCTGAAGAAACAATTCAAGATATGCGCGTAGGTTTAGAGGTATTAGATTCAGTGAAAATAGAATATAAATTAGTAGATAATTGGAAGCAATATTTAGAAACTTACTTATTAAATGAAAATATAATTGAGGATAGGCAATCATTCGCTGATTTACTGCAATCAAAGTTTGAACAAAATCCTAATTGGGTGTTACATCCTTATCCGATAGCAATCCCACATTTAAAAGATAACATGTTCAAAAAACCTTCCATACTTATTACTATTTTGGAAGAACCGATACAATTGCAACGTAATCAAAATGATTTAAATTCAGTTCATTATTTGATAAGTATGTTTATTCCAGATAATCAAAAAATGGCTCAATTCGTAAGTGCCCTCTCAGAGGCGTTAAGCGAGCATTTAAATGACATCGAAGAATTTATGCAAAATCCATATGAATTTAAAACTATTTTAAGAAACAAATTATTAAATCAAATAAAAAATCAATTACAATAG
- a CDS encoding Cof-type HAD-IIB family hydrolase — protein sequence MNNVKAIFLDMDGTILHENNKASNYTKDVVDELREKGFKVFLATGRSYSEIHQLVPEGFKVDGIISSNGTTGEIEDQNLFKHSLSLEQVKKIVKLAQQQHIYYEVFPFGAQRIVLKEDYQWMRDMITGETPPNNVSHSEWTSRLDAMKDKIDWRDELPDLDYSKIYLFNPNLDKITTFRDELIQNKVLLSISVSNSSRYNAETMAYNTDKGTGIKEMIEHFGIQQEETLVIGDSDNDRAMFDFGQYTVAMKNARQEIKDITDEVTEETNEEDGAAKYLKSRLLDK from the coding sequence ATGAATAACGTTAAAGCAATATTCCTAGATATGGATGGAACAATTTTACATGAAAATAATAAAGCATCTAACTATACCAAGGATGTGGTAGATGAATTACGTGAAAAGGGTTTTAAGGTATTTCTAGCCACAGGTCGTTCATATTCTGAGATACATCAACTCGTACCTGAAGGTTTTAAAGTTGATGGAATTATTAGTTCTAATGGTACTACTGGTGAAATCGAGGATCAAAATTTGTTTAAACACAGTTTATCTTTAGAACAAGTTAAAAAAATTGTTAAATTAGCTCAACAACAACATATCTACTATGAAGTATTTCCTTTTGGAGCACAACGTATCGTTTTAAAAGAAGATTATCAATGGATGCGTGACATGATTACTGGTGAAACGCCACCCAATAATGTAAGTCATAGTGAATGGACTTCAAGACTAGACGCTATGAAAGATAAAATTGATTGGCGTGACGAGTTGCCGGACTTAGATTATTCTAAAATCTATTTGTTTAATCCAAATCTTGATAAAATTACCACATTCAGAGATGAACTTATTCAGAATAAAGTTTTGCTAAGTATAAGTGTTTCTAACTCATCTCGATACAATGCAGAAACAATGGCGTATAATACCGATAAGGGTACCGGGATTAAAGAAATGATTGAACACTTTGGTATTCAGCAAGAGGAAACATTAGTCATTGGAGATAGTGATAATGATCGTGCGATGTTCGACTTTGGGCAATATACAGTTGCAATGAAAAATGCACGACAAGAAATTAAAGATATCACAGATGAAGTGACTGAGGAAACAAATGAAGAAGATGGGGCAGCTAAATACTTAAAATCACGATTATTAGACAAATAA
- the glmS gene encoding glutamine--fructose-6-phosphate transaminase (isomerizing), with protein MCGIVGYIGYDNAKELLLKGLEKLEYRGYDSAGVAVVNDQGTKVFKEKGRIAELRKVADNSDQDGTVGIGHTRWATHGVPNYENSHPHQSATGRFTLVHNGVIENYEELKAEYLSDIKFLSETDTEVIVQLIEHFSNEGLSTEEAFTKVVTLLHGSYALGLLDEQDKDTIYVAKNKSPLLVGVGEGFNVIASDALAMLQATNQYKEIHDHEIVIVKRDDVVIKDTEGNVQERESYTAEIDASDAEKGVYDHYMLKEIHEQPAVMRRIIQEYQDEEGNLKIDQDIIKDVADADRIYIIAAGTSYHAGLVGKEFIEKWAGVPTEVHVASEFVYNMPLLSEKPLFIYISQSGETADSRAVLVETKKLGHKSLTITNVAGSTLSREADHTLLLHAGPEIAVASTKAYTAQIAVLSILSQIVAKNHGREADIDLLRELAKVTTAIETIVDDAPVMEEIATNFLETTRNAFFIGRTIDYNVSLEGALKLKEISYIQAEGFAGGELKHGTIALIEEGTPVIGLATQENVNLSIRGNIKEVVARGANPCIISMEGLDKDGDTYVIPHVHELLTPLVSVVTMQLISYYAALHRDLDVDKPRNLAKSVTVE; from the coding sequence ATGTGTGGAATTGTTGGTTATATTGGATACGACAATGCTAAGGAATTACTTTTAAAAGGTTTAGAAAAATTAGAATATCGTGGTTATGATTCAGCAGGTGTTGCTGTAGTTAATGATCAAGGGACTAAAGTATTTAAAGAAAAAGGTAGAATTGCTGAACTACGTAAAGTCGCAGATAACAGTGATCAAGATGGAACAGTAGGTATTGGTCATACACGTTGGGCAACTCATGGTGTACCAAACTATGAAAACTCTCATCCTCATCAATCAGCAACAGGTCGTTTCACATTAGTACATAATGGTGTGATTGAAAACTATGAGGAGTTGAAAGCTGAGTACCTATCAGATATTAAATTCCTTTCTGAAACTGATACAGAAGTGATTGTTCAGTTAATCGAACACTTCTCAAATGAAGGACTTTCAACAGAAGAGGCCTTTACTAAAGTTGTGACTTTATTACATGGTTCATATGCTTTAGGTTTATTGGATGAGCAAGATAAAGATACGATTTATGTAGCTAAAAACAAATCTCCATTGCTTGTTGGCGTGGGTGAAGGTTTCAATGTTATCGCTTCAGATGCATTAGCAATGTTACAAGCTACTAATCAATATAAGGAGATTCATGACCATGAAATCGTAATTGTTAAACGCGATGATGTGGTAATCAAAGACACTGAAGGTAATGTTCAAGAACGTGAATCTTATACTGCTGAAATCGATGCTTCAGATGCTGAAAAAGGTGTTTATGATCACTATATGTTGAAAGAAATTCATGAACAACCAGCAGTTATGCGTCGCATTATCCAAGAATATCAAGATGAAGAAGGTAACTTGAAAATTGATCAAGACATAATCAAAGATGTCGCAGATGCAGATCGTATTTACATCATTGCAGCAGGTACAAGTTATCATGCCGGTTTAGTAGGGAAAGAGTTCATCGAAAAATGGGCAGGAGTACCAACAGAAGTACATGTTGCTTCAGAATTTGTTTACAATATGCCTTTATTATCTGAAAAACCATTATTCATCTATATTTCACAATCAGGTGAAACAGCAGACAGTCGTGCCGTACTAGTTGAAACGAAAAAATTAGGTCATAAATCATTAACTATTACTAATGTTGCTGGTTCAACGTTATCTCGTGAAGCGGATCATACATTACTCTTACATGCAGGTCCTGAGATTGCTGTAGCATCTACAAAAGCATATACAGCTCAAATTGCAGTATTATCAATACTTTCACAAATCGTAGCTAAAAATCACGGTCGTGAAGCTGATATCGACTTATTAAGAGAATTAGCTAAAGTAACAACTGCTATTGAAACTATCGTTGATGATGCACCAGTAATGGAAGAAATTGCTACTAATTTCTTAGAAACAACTCGTAATGCATTCTTTATAGGACGTACAATTGATTATAATGTAAGTTTAGAAGGTGCATTAAAACTTAAAGAAATCTCTTATATTCAGGCTGAAGGATTTGCTGGTGGTGAATTGAAGCACGGTACAATTGCACTTATCGAAGAGGGTACGCCAGTTATCGGTTTAGCAACTCAAGAGAATGTTAACTTATCTATCCGTGGTAATATTAAAGAAGTTGTAGCTCGTGGTGCTAATCCTTGTATCATTTCAATGGAAGGCTTAGACAAAGATGGTGATACGTATGTTATCCCTCATGTACATGAGTTATTAACACCATTAGTTTCTGTTGTTACTATGCAATTAATTTCATATTATGCTGCATTGCACAGAGACTTAGACGTTGATAAACCACGTAACTTAGCTAAATCAGTTACAGTTGAATAA
- the manA gene encoding mannose-6-phosphate isomerase, class I, producing MPLFLKPIFHEKVWGGSKLQQFGYHLPNEHIGECWGISAHPNGKSEILNGPYAGQTLDQVWNDHRELFGEFPSKDFPLMAKIVDAEAPLSIHVHPDDSYAYENENGQYGKSECWYIIEAEEDAEIAIGTKASSREEFEQQIKEGKFQENLRKIKVKPGDFYFIPAGTIHSIGAGIMAYETMQSSDVSYRVYDYDRKLNNNEQRTLNVSKALDVMEYSSELPSIVPQNEVIENHNCTHVVSNDFFTIVKWEISGTLNYMKPREFCLISVLEGNGKIIIDGEIFEIEKGTNFVLTSEDLDSVFEGDFTLIISYI from the coding sequence ATGCCGTTATTTTTAAAGCCTATTTTTCATGAAAAGGTTTGGGGTGGAAGTAAACTCCAACAATTTGGATATCATCTTCCAAATGAGCATATAGGTGAGTGTTGGGGAATATCCGCACATCCGAATGGTAAGAGTGAAATTCTCAATGGACCTTATGCGGGGCAGACACTAGATCAAGTTTGGAACGACCATAGAGAACTATTTGGCGAGTTCCCAAGCAAAGATTTCCCTTTAATGGCTAAAATTGTTGATGCTGAGGCACCTTTATCAATACATGTTCATCCTGATGATTCATATGCTTATGAAAATGAAAATGGTCAATATGGCAAGTCCGAATGTTGGTACATTATCGAAGCGGAGGAAGATGCTGAAATTGCCATTGGCACTAAAGCATCGTCTCGTGAAGAATTTGAACAACAAATAAAGGAAGGCAAGTTCCAAGAAAACTTAAGAAAGATTAAAGTTAAACCTGGAGACTTTTATTTTATTCCTGCTGGCACAATTCATTCTATAGGCGCTGGAATCATGGCATATGAGACAATGCAGTCATCTGACGTATCATATAGAGTATATGACTATGATCGTAAACTTAATAACAATGAACAACGGACACTAAATGTCTCTAAAGCATTAGACGTAATGGAGTACTCTAGTGAACTGCCAAGTATTGTACCTCAGAACGAAGTGATAGAGAATCACAATTGCACCCACGTAGTGTCTAATGACTTTTTTACTATAGTAAAATGGGAAATTTCAGGTACATTAAATTATATGAAGCCACGTGAATTTTGCTTAATTTCTGTATTAGAAGGTAATGGTAAAATTATTATTGATGGTGAAATTTTTGAGATTGAAAAGGGAACTAATTTTGTTTTAACATCTGAAGATTTAGATAGCGTATTCGAAGGTGATTTTACGCTTATAATCAGTTATATTTAA
- the czrB gene encoding CDF family zinc efflux transporter CzrB, with amino-acid sequence MTNHNHQHQSHNHAHGHVHTNNKKVLLISFFIIGLFMLVEIIGGFIANSLALLSDGFHMLSDTISLGVALIAFIYAEKNATQTKTYGYKRFEVLAALFNGVTLFIISLMIIIEATRRFFAPPEVQSQEMFIISLIGLIVNIVVAALMFRGGDTSHNLNMRGAFLHVLGDLFGSIGAIVAALLIWAFNFTLADPIASILVSLIILKSAYGIAKSSLNILMEGTPSDVDLEAVISTITKDERIQNVHDYHVWTISNDMNALSCHAVVSEQLTVKECENLLETIEHDLLHQNVQHMTIQLETPKHKHDDSTLCSGIHEHIHTHTHVNSH; translated from the coding sequence ATGACAAATCACAATCATCAACATCAAAGTCACAATCATGCACATGGTCATGTCCATACAAATAATAAGAAAGTACTTTTAATCTCTTTCTTTATTATAGGATTATTTATGTTAGTAGAAATCATTGGTGGATTTATTGCCAATAGCTTGGCCTTACTCTCTGATGGATTTCACATGTTAAGTGACACCATCTCACTTGGCGTAGCACTTATCGCATTTATATATGCGGAAAAGAATGCTACACAAACTAAAACCTATGGCTATAAACGCTTTGAAGTGCTCGCTGCTTTATTCAATGGCGTAACTTTATTTATTATCAGTCTTATGATTATTATCGAAGCTACTCGTAGATTTTTCGCCCCTCCAGAAGTGCAATCTCAAGAGATGTTTATTATAAGCTTAATTGGCTTAATCGTTAATATTGTAGTTGCAGCGTTAATGTTTAGAGGCGGTGATACATCTCATAATTTAAATATGCGTGGCGCCTTTCTCCATGTATTAGGTGATCTCTTTGGTTCAATTGGTGCAATCGTAGCAGCATTATTAATTTGGGCGTTTAACTTTACTCTTGCTGACCCTATCGCTAGTATTCTGGTGTCACTAATTATTTTAAAAAGTGCTTACGGTATAGCAAAATCTTCACTAAATATTTTAATGGAAGGTACACCTAGTGATGTAGACCTAGAAGCAGTGATATCTACAATCACTAAAGACGAACGCATTCAAAATGTACATGATTATCATGTTTGGACTATATCAAATGATATGAATGCACTCAGTTGTCACGCAGTTGTTTCAGAGCAATTAACAGTTAAAGAATGTGAAAATCTTTTAGAAACCATTGAACATGATTTATTGCATCAAAATGTTCAACACATGACAATACAACTTGAAACACCTAAACATAAACATGATGATTCAACATTATGTTCAGGTATTCATGAACACATACACACTCATACACATGTCAATAGTCATTAA
- a CDS encoding NAD(P)-binding oxidoreductase, translated as MSILLIGANGGVGSRLVQQLKSDNIDFTAGVRKEEQVKELKDQDVDATLVDVEKATVKDLTQLFNNYDKVIFSVGSGGSTGDDKTIIVDLDGAVKTIEASKEADIKHYVMVSTYDSRREAFDSAGDLKPYTIAKHYSDDYLRNSGLNYTIVHPGRLTDDEGTGKIEADLYFDKRASIPRDDVATVLKEVVTSDEFANQEFQILSGDKEIKDALQKYE; from the coding sequence ATGAGTATTTTATTAATTGGTGCTAATGGTGGCGTAGGTTCAAGATTAGTACAGCAATTAAAATCAGATAATATTGATTTTACAGCAGGTGTTCGTAAAGAGGAACAAGTGAAAGAATTAAAGGACCAAGATGTCGATGCAACATTGGTAGATGTTGAAAAAGCCACTGTTAAAGATTTAACCCAACTCTTCAACAATTACGATAAAGTTATTTTCTCAGTAGGTTCAGGTGGCAGTACAGGCGATGATAAGACAATTATAGTTGATTTAGACGGTGCTGTTAAAACTATTGAAGCAAGTAAAGAAGCGGACATTAAGCACTATGTAATGGTTTCAACTTATGATTCAAGAAGAGAAGCTTTCGATTCTGCCGGCGATTTAAAACCGTATACAATTGCTAAACACTACTCAGATGATTATTTAAGAAATTCTGGTCTTAATTATACAATTGTGCATCCAGGAAGACTTACTGATGATGAAGGTACTGGTAAAATTGAAGCAGATTTATACTTTGATAAACGTGCGTCTATTCCTCGAGACGATGTAGCAACAGTGCTTAAAGAAGTAGTTACATCAGATGAATTTGCTAATCAAGAATTTCAAATTCTTAGTGGCGATAAAGAAATTAAAGATGCGTTACAAAAATATGAATAA
- a CDS encoding PTS mannitol transporter subunit IICB, whose translation MSQTQEKKGVGRKVQAFGSFLSSMIMPNIGAFIAWGFIAAIFIDNGWFPNKDLSQLAGPMITYLIPLLIAFSGGRLIHGLRGGIIAATATMGVIVALPETPMLLGAMIMGPLVGWLMKKVDQFVQPRTPQGFEMLFNNFSAGILGFIMTIIGFEILAPIMKFIMHILSVAVEFLVHLHLLPIVSIIVEPAKILFLNNAINHGVFTPLGTDQAAHAGQSILFTIESNPGPGLGILLAYMIFGKGTAKATSYGAGIIHFLGGIHEIYFPYVLMRPLLFIAVILGGMTGVATYQATGFGFKSPASPGSFIVYCLNAPRGEFLHMLLGVVLATLVSFVIAALIMKFTKEPKQDLESATAQMEATKGKKSNVSSKLTHSDKEATRSNAQNASAAGATGVTTSSTENEKENDEDNTEQLLDNYNTENVDAHDYSGVNHVIFACDAGMGSSAMGASMLRNKFKKAGITDVNVTNTAINQLPHDAQLVITQKTLTDRAIKQVPNAIHISVDNFLNSPRYEELLNNLKHED comes from the coding sequence ATGTCACAAACTCAAGAGAAAAAAGGAGTCGGTCGTAAAGTCCAAGCGTTTGGATCATTCTTAAGCAGTATGATTATGCCTAACATTGGTGCATTTATCGCATGGGGTTTTATTGCCGCAATCTTCATTGATAATGGTTGGTTCCCTAACAAAGATTTATCTCAATTAGCTGGACCGATGATTACGTACTTAATTCCATTACTCATCGCATTTAGCGGTGGGCGTTTAATTCATGGTTTACGTGGTGGTATTATTGCAGCTACTGCAACTATGGGGGTTATTGTAGCTTTACCTGAAACACCAATGTTACTTGGTGCCATGATTATGGGGCCACTTGTTGGTTGGTTAATGAAAAAAGTAGACCAATTCGTGCAACCTAGAACACCACAAGGTTTTGAAATGTTATTCAATAACTTTTCTGCAGGTATCTTAGGTTTTATTATGACAATTATTGGTTTTGAAATTTTAGCTCCAATCATGAAATTCATCATGCACATCTTGTCTGTAGCTGTTGAATTCTTAGTTCACCTTCATTTACTACCTATAGTAAGTATTATTGTTGAACCAGCTAAAATTTTATTCCTAAATAACGCGATTAACCATGGTGTATTTACACCACTTGGTACCGACCAAGCAGCTCATGCTGGTCAATCTATCTTATTTACTATTGAATCTAACCCTGGACCTGGTCTAGGTATTTTATTGGCCTATATGATTTTCGGAAAAGGAACTGCTAAAGCAACTTCATATGGTGCAGGTATTATCCACTTCCTAGGTGGTATTCATGAAATTTACTTCCCATATGTTTTAATGCGTCCATTACTATTTATTGCAGTTATTTTAGGTGGTATGACGGGCGTTGCAACTTATCAAGCTACTGGCTTCGGTTTCAAAAGTCCAGCATCCCCAGGTTCATTTATCGTTTACTGCTTAAACGCACCTAGAGGCGAATTCTTACACATGTTACTTGGTGTAGTACTTGCTACATTAGTATCATTTGTCATCGCAGCACTTATTATGAAATTCACTAAAGAACCTAAACAAGATTTAGAATCTGCTACAGCTCAAATGGAAGCAACGAAAGGTAAAAAATCTAACGTTTCATCTAAACTAACGCATTCTGATAAAGAAGCAACTCGTTCAAATGCACAGAATGCGAGCGCAGCCGGAGCAACAGGTGTTACTACGTCTTCTACAGAAAATGAGAAAGAAAATGATGAAGATAATACTGAACAACTTTTAGATAATTACAATACTGAAAATGTTGATGCACACGATTATAGCGGTGTAAATCATGTTATATTCGCATGTGATGCGGGTATGGGTTCAAGTGCTATGGGTGCAAGTATGCTACGTAATAAATTTAAGAAAGCTGGTATTACTGACGTCAATGTGACTAATACAGCTATTAATCAATTACCTCATGATGCACAACTTGTAATCACGCAAAAAACACTAACAGATCGTGCCATTAAACAAGTTCCAAATGCTATTCATATTTCAGTGGATAACTTCTTAAATTCACCAAGATATGAAGAGTTATTAAATAATTTAAAGCACGAAGATTAA
- a CDS encoding metallophosphoesterase family protein, with amino-acid sequence MKFAVITDIHGNYDALEKVLDDIDSREDIDKIYNLGDNIGIGHETNKVLDTVFDRDDMEMIAGNHDEAIMTLVNNTQYPEDLKGKFYEHHQWIESHLDESYYDELNQLPRYIEKTIKGKKVLFIHYEIPNEKLEVGIEGQPFAPMASDDEQEISKLFEDKDADLILFGHNHRLHLFDDKSTIYFNPGAVGLNNGAHTVYGIVTINEQGISVERVKLDYDEEEFIEGFAEKQVPARDFIFKNFM; translated from the coding sequence ATGAAATTTGCAGTTATTACTGATATCCATGGTAATTATGATGCATTAGAAAAGGTGTTAGATGATATTGATAGTAGAGAAGATATCGATAAAATTTATAATCTTGGCGACAATATAGGTATTGGACACGAGACAAACAAAGTTTTAGATACTGTATTTGATCGTGATGATATGGAAATGATTGCCGGTAACCATGATGAAGCAATCATGACACTAGTTAATAACACACAATATCCTGAAGATCTTAAAGGGAAATTTTATGAGCATCATCAATGGATAGAAAGCCACCTCGATGAATCATATTACGATGAATTAAATCAATTACCACGATATATTGAGAAGACTATCAAAGGAAAAAAGGTTTTATTTATTCATTATGAAATTCCTAATGAAAAATTAGAAGTAGGAATTGAAGGGCAACCTTTCGCACCGATGGCTAGTGATGATGAGCAAGAGATTTCTAAGCTTTTTGAAGATAAAGACGCGGATTTAATATTATTTGGCCACAATCATCGTTTACATTTATTTGATGATAAATCTACAATTTACTTTAATCCAGGTGCAGTGGGATTAAATAACGGAGCTCATACAGTATATGGTATTGTTACAATTAATGAACAAGGCATTTCTGTTGAACGTGTAAAACTAGACTATGATGAAGAAGAATTTATTGAAGGTTTTGCTGAAAAACAAGTACCAGCAAGAGACTTTATTTTTAAAAACTTTATGTAA